Below is a window of Pagrus major chromosome 21, Pma_NU_1.0 DNA.
TTTGATATTGTTTTGTGTTAAGTGTTAGTAATAACTTTGGTTAATCTCCGACAGAGATGCATTGTTGGTGATCCAGTGGAACATCCGTGCCTTCATGGGGGTCAAGAATTGGCCCTGGATGAAGCTGTTCTTCAAGATAAAACCTCTGTTGAGATCTGCTGAGGCAGAAAAGGAGATGGCCAACATGAAGGAAGAATTCCTGAAGCTTAAAGAGGCTTACGCAAAATCTGAAGCTCGTAGAAAGGAGCTAGAGGAGAAAATGGTCACTCTTCTCCAAGAGAAGAATGATCTACAGCTCCAAGTCCAGGCTGTAAGTCCAATGACAGCATTCTTCATTTTTTGATGTCATTATTTTACCATACAGTATATGACACATCATGTATATTGCAACATATCACACCTTATCAAATTAATGACCATTTCCATTTAGGAGCAAGATAATCTTGCAGATGCTGAAGAAAGATGTGAGGGGCTGATCAAACACAAAATTCAGATGGAGGCAAAAGCCAAAGAGCTGACAGAAAGactggaggacgaggaggagatgAATGCTGAACTAACTGCTaagaagaggaagctggaggaTGAGTGCTCTGagttaaagaaagacattgatGACTTAGAGTTAACTCTGGCTAAAGTGGAGAAAGAGAAGCATGCCACTGAGAATAAGGTACGACAATAACTTAACTATTTATATATTGCATGTTTCTAACCTTTACACTTAAAGAATTTTTAATACTTATTACTCATTTCACAGGTAAAGAACATGACTGAGGAGATGGCCGCTCTTGATGAAATCATTGCCAAGCTGACCAAGGAAAAGAAGGCCTTACAGGAAGCTCATCAGCAAACACTGGATGATCTGCAGAGTGAAGAAGACAAAGTCAACACTCTGACCAAGGCCAAGGCGAAGCTGGAGCAGCAAGTGGATGATGTAAGAATTCTTCTACTTGTTGTCTCCACCTTAGTTTAATATGTCTAGTAAGATCATATGTTCCCAGCATATTGGGGAAAATAGTTTCACTTTATGTAATGGTATTGTTAACAGCCATCGCCGGTGCAATCAATAATTTAACAGACTTACTTGCACAGTACAACAATTCAGAGATGATAATACTAGGTGACCTTAATCTCAACTGGTTGACATCTGATTCAGattgtttaaaagaaatgtatagTAATGTGAATCTGACACAGATAATTAATGAGCCAAGTAGACCTAATTTGAAGGATCCCTCAAAATCAACTTTAATAGACTTAATTATGTGCAACAGGAGTGAAAAAACAACTGCTTCTGGTGTTTTCAGCATCAGTATCAGTGACCACTGTCCTTTAGCCTGTGTCAGAAatgctaaaatgaaaaaatctcACTCTAAAATTATTATCAAAAGGAATTTCAAACAGTTCAACCTGGACCTGGCTATGCACCCTTTAAAAAGCTTAGGGTTAAAAACAGATCAAGCCCCTGGTTCTCCACTGAGTTATCATTGATGCTGAAGGCAAAAGACAAAGCCTGGGCCCAAGCAAGGTTTACTGGTGAAGTAGCTCATTGGTCAACATTTAGACAACTTAGAAATAAATGCACTTCCACATTAAGACTAAGATTAAAACTGATTTCTAGCTCCCTAACAGATCCATCTACATTTTGGAAAGcagttaatgtaaataaaaacaagtcctGTGGatctttccctccctccatcacacTCAATGACCACCTAAGGTCATAAACCCTCAGAAATTTATGATGCATTTaatgctctgctgctgctgaaaaccaGTTCGATATGGTATATCCTGGCCTTGCTCATAACAGCCACCCATGACATCACTTGTCCTCAAACcattcctctctgttttcactgcagcCTCCTCCACCATTAAAGAGGCTCTTTAGAACATAGACCACAGGAAATCAACTGGTGAGGATGAAATAGATCCCTATTTCTTAAAACTTTGTGCTCCTTACATTGCAGACCACATTACATATCTGTTAAATCTCTCAATTTACTCTGGAGTCATACCCATAGTCTGGAAAAGTGCACATATAGTCACTCTTCATAAGAATGGTGATAAATCAAATCTTAATATCTATCGACCAATTTCCAAATTACCCGGTCTAGCAAAGGTCCTAGAATCTCTAGTCAATAATCGGCTCAAAGCATTCCTTTCACATAATGATGTGTTGAGTCAACCAAACATAGCACTACTACTGCAATTACATCAGTTACAAATGACATCATGTGTGCTATGGACAAGGTCAAATACTGTGCAGCCCTATTTGTCGACCTAACTAAAGCATTTGACACAGTTGACCATGCTCTGCTCCTACAAAGACTGAAAGATATCAGATTCAATTCCAATTACCTAAAATGGTTTCAAAACTATCTATCTTACCGACAGCAGTGTGTAAACCTCGAAAACTATCAATCTGCTTTTTTACCATTAACAAAGGGGGTTCCACAAGGCTCAATACTGGATCCTGTCCTGTTCACCATTTATATCAATAACATTACATCCTACATAACAGATTGTCGCGCCCCTCTCTAAGCAGATGACACAGTTCTGTACTGCACTTCCAACACTCCACACTCAGCAATTAAGATCCTCCAGCGAGCCTTTGACACTTTAGAACGGTCACTTCTCAACCTGAAATTACTCCTTAATCCAGATAAGACCAAATACATGGTATTTTCAAGAGCAAGAAACTTCACAGATGATGGTTTACATATCACCACACTATCAGGACACAATATTGACAGAGTTACAGAGTACAAATATCTAGGCATCTGGTTGGATCAAAAACTCTTAAATTTCACATTGATACACTGACagggaaattaaaacaaaaattaggATACCTACACCAGAACAAAACCAATTTCCCCTTGCTCTGCAGGAAACAGCTCATCCAAGCAGTCTTTTAATCAGTTCTAGATTATGGTGACATCATCTTTAGACATGCCTCTGTCTGCACTCTAAAACCACTGGACTCAGGATTAACACTGAATTTGGTAAAACTGCTTTCATTTACTCTGCTGCATCATCCTGGAATAATTTATGTATTAcatacattcaaaacattacatacatacatacaaacattcaaactcaacacaaTCGTTTCCATGGaccaatttaaaaatatgatttccAGCTAGTCTGCTtttgaatgtaactgtttttaacaatgtttgtttttgttgttgtttgtctcttGTTCCTCTGTGCTCttgacatcattgaaaatgagggcttgCCCTCAATGATCCCCttgagatttaaataaaggttaaataaaaaataaaatttcccAGCTTGAAGGTTCACTGGAACAAGAGAAGAAGGTGCGTATGGATCTTGAGAGAGCTAAGAGGAAGCTGGAGGGAGACCTGAAATTAACTCAGGAGAGTGTAATGGACCTGGAGAATGACAAGCAACAACTTGAAGAGCATCTGAAAAAGTAAGAACATTATTCTACTATATACCCAATATGTCTCATACATGACACAGCTGTACAGATACAAGACGAATAGATGACCAGCTATTCTAATTCTAACTGTTGTTTTCATCACAGGAAAGATTTTGAACTTAGTCAGCTCAACAGTAAAATAGAAGATGAGCAGGCCATAACCATTCAGCTTcaaaagaaactgaaagagcTCCAGGTAATCACCATTTAAGTTTAATAATGTTTcaaaaattgaaaaaacaacaacaaaacaaaaactctatTGTAAGTGGCAACTAAATAATTCTACCTTTAAAGGCCCGCattgaggagctggaggaagagcTGGAAGCAGAGCGAGCTGCCCGAGCCAAGGTGGAGAAGCAGAGAGCAGACTTGTccagagagctggaggagatcAGTGAAAGGCTAGAGGAGGCTGGTGGAGCAACAGCTGCCCAGATTGAAATGAACAAGAAGAGGGAGGCTGAGTTCCTGAAACTCCGCAGAGACCTTGAAGAGGCCACTCTGCAGCATGAAGCCACCGCTGCAACACTCAGGAAGAAACAAGCAGACAGTGTTGCTGACCTGGGAGAGCAGATTGACAACCTGCAGAGAGTTAAACAGAAactggagaaggagaagagtgAGCTCAGACTGGAGCTGGATGATGTTGTCTCCAATATGGAACATATTGTGAAGATAAAGGTTGGCTAAACTGACGAACAATTTCTTTCTAAGTAGTTAGTAGTACACAGATGTTGGTATTTTGGGTAAAATgggtgtattttattttaaatctagACAAATCTAGAGAAGACATGCAGGACTGTGGAAGATCAGATGAATGAATACAAGACCAAATTTGAAGAAGCTCAACGCTGCATCAATGACTATAATATGCAAAAAGCAAAACTCCAAACAGAAAATGGTATATTTTTTCCTTCAATACAAACTGATATCTACTTCTGTGTGTGATAGCTGAAAGTTTCCatgtataaaatgttttttaaaaagtaaaaaacaccTTTTGCCTAAATACTAGGTGAGCTCTCAaggcagctggaggagaaagatTCTCTGGTTTCTCAACTGACAAGAGGAAAAATGTCATACACTCAACAGATTGAAGACCTAAAGCGACAACTGGAAGAGGAGACCAAGGTGAAATAAATTTTCAGTGCACAGTGACAGCACTGGATGGTAAATTTGTAACAGATGTACAGTTTATTACAGTGTCACTTATtcatataattttgttttgacaggCAAAGAGTGCCCTGGCTCATGCAGTGCAGTCTTCTCGACATGACTGTGACCTGCTCAGGGAGCAgtatgaggaggagcaggaggctaAGGCTGAACTGCAGCGCAGCATGTCCAAGGCCAACTCTGAGGTGGCTCAGTGGAGAACTAAGTACGAAACTGATGCCATCCAGAGAACCGAGGAACTGGAGGAGGCAAAGTAAGACAGTTTGAGGTCCAAATTCATGATTTGCTTGTGTAAAGAGACATTTTACTTCGTCTAGCAGAtcagctttttgtttgtgttatgttCCTACTAAAATGTAAGACGAACAAAAAGTTTGTCTGTTAGATGATCAAGCAACCAGTCATATTAGTTGaatttataataatttataaagCAAGTACAACTGCAGGggaattaaatcatttaaatgactGCTTTCTAAAGGAAAAAGCTGGCTCAGCGCCTGCAGGAGGCTGAGGAGGCTGTTGAAGCTGTGAATGCTAAATGTTCCTCTCTGGAAAAGACCAAACACAGGCTGCAGAATGAGATTGAAGATCTCATGGTGGATGTGGAGAGGtctaatgctgctgctgctgctctggacAAGAAGCAAAGAAACTTTGACAAGGTGAAGTACTACATTTTAAGTAGTATTTAAGTAGCAGAAGGATCAATTGGCATTGCAGCCTCTGAACCTTTGGACCAGCAAAAATACCAAGAATCATTTTTTGGTTTGACCTCTTACCCTGATATTTCAATAATTAGGGGTTGTTGGAGACACAGTGGGTAGAATCTTAAAAAAATCTAACCTTGGTGCCACCCAGTGGTAGCATCGGTAAAAGATACACATGGCAGTATAACTCTCCATTACGCAAAATATGTCTATTTAACACCTATTGAGCTGGCTTAGTGTAAACCTTTTATGTTCTCCACCTCAGTGCACTGTTTTCAATAATGGGAGAAATTCATATAAGGACAACTCCCCCAAGCCTGTAGTACTTTTTTCATTCAGCTGGCACATGTACACTTATTGCTGGCCTTTCTATTCACTGCAGGTCCTGTCTGAGTGGAAGCAGAAGTATGAGGAGTCTCAGTGTGAGCTGGAGAGCTCCCAGAAGGAGGCCAGGGCTCTGAGCACTGAGCTCTTCAAACTGAAGAACTCTTATGAGGAGTCTCTGGATCATCTGGAGACaatgaagagagagaataaGAACTTACAGGGTAAGGTGTACTGCCAGTTTCTGCAGACACACTTTACAAATTAAATTGTAAACCCATCTTAATCACAGTGCTTGACCTTCCACAGAGGAGATTTCTGATCTCACTGAGCAACTTGGTGAGGGTGGAAAGAGCATTCATGAACTGGAGAAATTACGGAAACAATTGGAACAGGAGAAGAATGAGATCCAGTCTGCCCTTGAGGAAGCTGAGGTGCAGGCATGCTTTgatgaatgaaacatttttttaacaaaactgTCTGTTTTTATCTATAACTGTACCATCCTGTCCACCAGGCCTCCCTGGAGCATGAAGAGGGTAAGATTCTAAGAGCCCAGCTAGAGTTTAATCAAGTTAAAGCTGATATTGAACGCAAACTAGCTGAGAAAGATGAGGAGATGGAGCAGTGCAAGAGGAACCTGCAGAGGACAATTGACACCCTGCAGAGCTCTCTTGAGGCAGAGTGTCGCAGCAGGAATGAGGCCCTGcgtctgaagaagaagatggagggagaccTCAATGAGATGGAGATCCAGCTCAGCCAGGCCAACAGGCAGGCAGCTGAGGCCCAGAAACAACTTAAATCTGTTCATGCACATCTGAAGGTAAACTAGAAAAAAATAGCTTTCTTTGTAAGATGTTTTTAATTCAAACTCATTATCAACATAAATATGGTTGTGGTCATCCAATTAAGGATTGCCAAATTCAGCTGGATGAGTCTGTTCGGTCCAATGAGGATATGAAGGAAAACATTGCCATTGTTGAGAGACGCAACAACCTGCTTCAGGCTGAACTGGAGGAGCTCAGGACAGCTCTGGAACAAACTGAGAGAGGTCGTAAACTTGCTGAGCAAGAGCTGCTGGATGTTAGTGAGAGGGTGCAGCTACTGCACTCACAGGTAAGACCTGATCATGTATTGCATCCACCACAGATGACTGACTGGTTTTCTTGGACATTACAAAGAACTCAAAAGCATGACTATTTCTATGTGGAGTAAcagttaaacacattttctaattttcttAAATCTCACGTTTCAAAAATATGTAGAACACTGGCCTGATAAACCAGAAGAAGAAACTTGAGGCTGATGCATCCCAGCTTCAGACTGAAGTGGAGGAAGCAGTGCAGGAATGCAGAAATGCTGAGGAAAAGGCCAAGAAGGCCATTACTGATGCTGCCATGATggcagaggagctgaagaaagaGCAGGACACCAGCGCTCACCTGGAGCGTATGAAGAAGAACATGGAGCAAACCATCAAAGACCTG
It encodes the following:
- the LOC141016619 gene encoding myosin-7-like, which codes for MGDAAMREFGPAATYLRKSDRERLEAQTRPFDMKKECFVPDTDEEYVKASVVSREGDKVTAETAKGKTVTVKDCDVHPQNPPKFDKIEDMAMFTFLHEPAVLFNLKERYAAWMIYTYSGLFCVTVNPYKWLPVYNQEVVVAYRGKKRSEAPPHIFSISDNAYQYMLTDRENQSILITGESGAGKTVNTKRVIQYFASIAAAGGKKDAGSEKKGTLEDQIIQANPALEAFGNAKTIRNDNSSRFGKFIRIHFAASGKLASADIETYLLEKSRVTYQLKAERDYHIFYQILSQKKPELLEMMLITNNPYDYAFISQGETTVASINDAEELIATDDAFDVLGFTQEEKNGIYKLTGAIMHHGNMKFKQKQREEQAEADGTEDADKVAYLMGLNSADLIKGLCHPRVKVGNEWVTKGQNVQQVYYAIGALSKSVYEKMFLWMVVRINQSLDTKQPRQYFIGVLDIAGFEIFDFNTFEQLCINFTNEKLQQFFNHHMFVLEQEEYKKEGIEWTFIDFGMDLQACIDLIEKPMGIMSILEEECMFPKASDATFKAKLYDNHLGKSNNFQKPRIVKGKPEAHFALMHYAGTVDYNINNWLVKNKDPLNETVVGLYQKSNLKLLSFLFVNYAGADGLLADGGKGKGGSKKKGSSFQTVSALHRENLNKLMTNLRSTHPHFVRCIIPNETKTPGAMENPLVMHQLRCNGVLEGIRICRKGFPNRILYGDFKQRYRILNPAAIPEGQFIDSKKGAEKLLGSLDIDHNQYKFGHTKVFFKAGLLGQLEEMRDDRLSLIITGIQSRARGLLARVEFQKIVERRDALLVIQWNIRAFMGVKNWPWMKLFFKIKPLLRSAEAEKEMANMKEEFLKLKEAYAKSEARRKELEEKMVTLLQEKNDLQLQVQAEQDNLADAEERCEGLIKHKIQMEAKAKELTERLEDEEEMNAELTAKKRKLEDECSELKKDIDDLELTLAKVEKEKHATENKVKNMTEEMAALDEIIAKLTKEKKALQEAHQQTLDDLQSEEDKVNTLTKAKAKLEQQVDDLEGSLEQEKKVRMDLERAKRKLEGDLKLTQESVMDLENDKQQLEEHLKKKDFELSQLNSKIEDEQAITIQLQKKLKELQARIEELEEELEAERAARAKVEKQRADLSRELEEISERLEEAGGATAAQIEMNKKREAEFLKLRRDLEEATLQHEATAATLRKKQADSVADLGEQIDNLQRVKQKLEKEKSELRLELDDVVSNMEHIVKIKTNLEKTCRTVEDQMNEYKTKFEEAQRCINDYNMQKAKLQTENGELSRQLEEKDSLVSQLTRGKMSYTQQIEDLKRQLEEETKAKSALAHAVQSSRHDCDLLREQYEEEQEAKAELQRSMSKANSEVAQWRTKYETDAIQRTEELEEAKKKLAQRLQEAEEAVEAVNAKCSSLEKTKHRLQNEIEDLMVDVERSNAAAAALDKKQRNFDKVLSEWKQKYEESQCELESSQKEARALSTELFKLKNSYEESLDHLETMKRENKNLQEEISDLTEQLGEGGKSIHELEKLRKQLEQEKNEIQSALEEAEASLEHEEGKILRAQLEFNQVKADIERKLAEKDEEMEQCKRNLQRTIDTLQSSLEAECRSRNEALRLKKKMEGDLNEMEIQLSQANRQAAEAQKQLKSVHAHLKDCQIQLDESVRSNEDMKENIAIVERRNNLLQAELEELRTALEQTERGRKLAEQELLDVSERVQLLHSQNTGLINQKKKLEADASQLQTEVEEAVQECRNAEEKAKKAITDAAMMAEELKKEQDTSAHLERMKKNMEQTIKDLQHRLDEAEQIAMKGGKKQVQKLEARVRELENEVELEQKKSSEAVKGIRKYERRIKELTYQTEEDRKNSVRLQDLVDKLQLKVKAYKRAAEEAEEQANTHLSKFRKLQHELDEAEERADIAESQVNKLRAKSRDVGSKKGLEEE